The nucleotide sequence AATCAAATAACGATCGTCTCTTATAGAGTTATGAAGATTAGTGTACCATGCATGCAATCTCTTGGCACAAAAATACACCAAACTAAAACCGAGGCACCCAACCCACGCGTATCGGTACACGGCCGAGTTCACAATTAACGGGTACCCAAATACCGGGAATACCCCTCTGGCTAAAACGTAAGGGAAGCATAGAGCAGTTAACAGCTTCATGACGATAGGGATAACAATTTCTCGTAGCACCCAAACTCCTTGCAGCCTTGAGAAACCATTTCTTTTCACTCTTTCAAACTTCACGCGCCAGCTGTCATCAACCAGAGGTGCCAGCTGGTCCAGCATTACCAATTGTGTCCAGATCTTGAGGAAAATAAGCCCAAAAGCCCAATCCTGATACAAGAGAAAAACAGGGCTTTCGTCCACTGGGACCCGCATTGGTACGATTATTAATAGTTCAAACAGGAGTCCAATCAACACAGGGATGATGAAAATCTGCAAAAATCATTGATGCTGAATGAGGAGAACAAAGAAAGGAAAAACGTTAACGCAAGACAACCCAAAAGGTATATGATCTTTCTTACCCAAATTGACAACAATAAAGAACTCTTGACAACAATCGTACACCACTTCCAAATTCGACCTAGCAAAACTGTTGCTCTCTCTGTTCTGATTTGATCGATGGTATACCGTGCACCAGCCAGCATAGTTGAGATGACGTAACCTCCAATCACGAACGCATATAGATCTGTAAAAATTTGTCACTGAAGGGTCAGTAtcattttacaaaaaaaaataacactattattgaaacaATGTGATATTTGCAATCATATTTGACCCACTAATTGTTAAAAACTTTTTGGTAAGACGTTTCTTCGGTCAACACGAACAAATCCTGCCTATACGTAAACTTAACTATCGGTGATCAATATATCCACCCTCCTATTATGCCTCTTTTAAGGGATGATGGAAAGGTTGTATTATACAACCAGAAGTAGCATTCAAGGAGATAAGTTTTAAGTACATATCATGAAACAAATAGATAAATGACTTTCCGCACGTCAAACCAAAGTTTCAAATTAACTCGGTTAAACTTCTTACCGTTGCATTTCATGCCATGTGTGATTGGGAAAAGGGGAACTGCATTAAACAATGCTCGTCCAATCGAGACGGGCACCATTATTAACATGGAATTCAATATTAGAAGTGTCATCCACGCCGCCAATAAAAGCAACACAATGGAAAGCATAAATCCGTACCTCCTACAAATAGTAATGTTACAAGAAATATATAATCGGTTAAAACGACATTGTAGCTCATTGATCCATCGCAAAGTGGATGGGAAATTCAAAATAGAATTGTGTACTAAGGTAAAAGTTTTGTACATCTTACTCTGAATCAGACTGTTCATCAACCTCAACCTCAACCTCAGATTCAGCATGCCTCATCCTATTCATATCTCTGGGATCCATAAATCCAACAATTGCACGATCATGGTCCACTAATCGAGCAGCTACTGGATCCTGATTTCCATTTTCTTGTTCAACATTGTCCCCGGGTCTTGGCAGTAAGAAATCAGTTAAGCCAAGTGCCCAACCAACTACAACGAACCAATAATGTAGCAGCGACTTGATCGTTGCCCGCAACTTGAAATGCTCAATAGCAAATGGAATGCAAATTTGAAAGAGAAGCATGTTAGCAGGGATCTCAGTAAACGGATCAGATACCCTGCAATAGCAAAATGATGAATATATAAGCATAAGAAGTCTCAAAAAATACAAAGAAGTTCATTTAAAAGTTAAAACAGTCTTACGAGATATCAAGAGGGAAGATGGAGGGGGCCATTCGCATGGCTAGTTTAACAGGCAGAAATACAAGCATTACTATTAAGCTCCCATAAACAGCAACTGACAGCAGAACCCTACGTGCATGTTTGCGCACCGGGTCATCGATTAGATCCCGAAAAGGATTGTAATTAGGATCTGCTGGGTCCCGCAGAAAGTACAGAACTCCATTACGCAAAACCTGCACAATCACAATCACATCATTGAAATATAGTAGCTAAGAAAATCTGATATGTAACATAGAGGTGACAAATTCAACCCAATTATATAAAACTTGGTCAATTCAAGCTGTGATTAAATGATAATGGGTCAAACGAGTAGAAAAAAAAACAGAAGCTAAAATGAACTGGATCAAAATCGGATAAACGAGTCAAGAGTATACAAATGCTTACGTCCTAAATCATTTTATTTTGAAGGaacaatattatataatatttattattatcttaATATAATAACAGAATCATTTTAATATCACACTTGAGGCAACAAATACAAAAAAATTGGACATAAAAGTGTTGGCAGATCAGTCAAGCACAGCTTGTTTTGGCAGGCATATAAAATTACTCATCTTGACCCAACCCATCATGCATATCACCTGACCCAACTCAGAAAAAAATGATATCAGATACATACCCCTCTAAGAAGGCTGACAAACACTGATATTTGTAGCATATAGACAATCCCTACAGCCCAATGAAACAACGAGCTTGCCAACGGAGACAATGAGAAGAAGTCAACTCTTTGCGCAATTGTCTTGCCAAACATCCTTATAGTACATATATCTAGCCACCATCCACACAATAGAGGAAAAACCCCTAATTCAATGACCAAAAGGAAGGCGACCTTAATCATTGTAGTCAAATGTTTCATTGTTGTCATGAAATGCTTGAAAAGAAAACGGACTGTCTCTGCTATTGAACCAATGCCATAGAACCTTCCCATGATCAACGGCTCTCCTTTAATGTATCTAATTACTGCAACAGTTCCAAAGTAGAAAATGACAAGCGATAAAATAAACATATAGCCAACAGCTAAAGTTGTGGCATCAGACATCCATGATGCCCCAGTTGTTTCTGCTTCTAGGATATCAGATGAAGGGGGAGTAGTGGTGAGGTTGTTCGATGAGTCCATAAGTCCAGTAGCATTTGCTTTTAAAATGTCTGCAACATGGCCAAACAAACTCGCATCTGGGTTGTGATCAGATGTTAAATACGTAACTGCAGTCAATGTGTTTTTCAATGTGATATTGGCCAGCTTAAGTGCTTGCTCTGTAAGTGGTACAACCGTGGACAACACGGGGTTCGTAGCAGTTGATAAAATCCAAGACAAATAATAGAGTATTAATCGTCCCAAGTGAAATGGCACAAATATCATGATACCAAGGAATATCATGTTGCTAGCAAGAACCTGCAGGATCAGaaatataagaaaaatataaaacacaGGTCCAAAGTTCCtttcaagaggtctcaggttcgaatcccgtctaggacgaatatttagtggtggccagggatgggttggaaacagccagggagggagtaatcctgctgggctgcgtatatcagagtatggggtcggattactcgcccttccaGGTAGCCCGAAcaggaaaaccttctaccttttacctTTTATAAAACACAGGTCCAAATTGGTAGAAAATAAGATATATATAATGGAAACAATAAAAAAAGTGTGCTCACAGTAAATGCATTCTCCACCAAATGAAAAAGAGGACCCTGCATGCCAACTAGCTCATCAAATGGGACATCATCTGCAACTTCCCCATCATCCAAACCATCAAACAACTGGTCAACATGAGCCTCAAGACGAGCTGCTTGCATCTCCCACCTGGCCGCAACATTTTCTGCGTTTCTTCTAATCAACTGACCAGctccaccaccatcatcaccattaaGATTTCTGTTCGGTTGTGCAGGTGGTCTTCTGGCACGAGCACCATTTCTATCTCCAGCATCTCTATCACCACCAATTTCTCGTAAGTGTCTAAAATAATCCCTCAACGATGTCGCCCCAAGAAATATGAATACGATACTTGCAGAGAGTAAGAACCCATGCATACAGTCGGTAAGAATAGCCCCGGTGGAAATATGACTCATAAAAAGTCTTTGAGCTTCACCAAAACTCCTAGTGAATGAGTAGCGCCAAATCCAGAAAGTAATGAATGGTATGATCACAAGCCATACAGATAGTACAAAAGTGAGACGGAGAAAGAACCGCAACACGTGATAGACTTTCATCGACATCCCAACTACAAACTCCTTATAAGGAAGCTTTGCAGGGGCATTCTCAGCATACACGGGAGAAAATGAAAATGGATGTTTGCAAACCTGTCACATATGCACATAAAACTACttaattaataaaaaataaaaggcGAGAGCAAAAGTAAAAACTTCGACCAGAAAGAATGTGTTTGAtgacttgatcacatttgagtaaaaGTAATACACTAACCTAGCTAAATGCCAATATTTTACAGAGTAATATATATCAATATTGTTGATTTAATTCATTACACAAGCAACATAAATCATACAAATAACTTATATAATAGAATATGTACATATACAGTATAATTGATTTCAGCAAAGAACTAATTAAGATAAGTCAGAAATAAACCTCACACTTGCGAGCGTTGCTATGATTAAGCCACTGTAAAAGGCAATCCTGATGAACAAACTTGATACTACCGCTACAAGCACACGGATACCGTAACGGATTATCGACGTCACCAGGATTGCGGCAGATCCGGCAAACGTCACCgtcttcatcatcgtcatcatcgtaaATGCTATTTGATGTATTTTTGCTGCTATTTGTATTATCTGTAGCTTCACTCTCGAATATCTTTGAAGCAGCAGAAGATGACGAAGATCCCGATGCATTGACGTCAGCGTTGATGACTCCATCGAGTGCCGCCGGAACCGGTTGTTCGTTCATTGTTTATTGGCGGTCGGAGGTTAGGTTTACGGCGATATTCGTTATCGGAATCTGGAATCAGAGGGAAACCGTTACGAAAACGGAAGTCCGAGTGTTGTTGACGGATGGATCGTGGAAATTGTGTTATTTGGATTTATGACCTTGTTTttcttcttttttatttatttattatttattattatcattatttattattaacttctttttttttggcaaaaaaataaaaaaatatatattaaggtAATCAAGGTTAGTAATCAAAATGTTGGCTTAGTCCATTACACAACATGCACTCTTTTGATTCATTATATACACTTGGATCGGAGATTAAAGTAAAAAATACCATTGACTAGTTAGGAAAAAACATCCCAAAGTATTGTAAATAGAAGCTTTGATGCCATCGAAAATTTACTTAAAGAAGCAGACACGGGTTCGAATCCCAATTGGTGAGGATAATATAGCTTTGCATTCGTCGCCCATTTAAATGATTTAATTTTGACTTTATTatttacttttatttatatttatttttttatttattatttatttgtttaaactttTAATAAAAAACAACATATCTCAAAAGGACAAATACAAAGAGAAACCAAATAAATATAAACCAAGCTGACCTAACAACTAAACAAACCAACTAAAACTAAAAATCAAGGACGAGACAAACGACAAACAATCAAAACCACACGGGGTGATTGCAAACCATATATCACCTAAAAGCCGAAACAATCCACACCCGAAAAGAAACTACAAATCGTCAACATTAAATTTCTTGAGCTCGGCCCCATGGACTTTTTTCTTCCTAGTCTTCATAGACTTGGGAACCACTGAAGAGTTAATGAGTTTGCCTTCGACCTTAAAACCCTTAGAAGACCTTAATAACTGCTTCCAAAATAATGACATACTTGCTCGAGGAAGTGCCGACGCCATCTAATTTAGCATCGATGTGTCCTCCCATAAACAATTTGAGACGTGTCATACAACAATAGATATTGATCCTTGCCTACGCATGGATTTTGGATTCTAGTAAGTATATTTTGGACGATATTTATTGAGAATGTGTGTGAGAATATCattgaatatataatattttttgtaagtaACGCTTAAACTCGTAAATGTCTGATTTATGCTTTATGTGATAATTTGGGTACGAAGAAGTTTCAGTTGATTCACATTGTTAAGATAAAAATAACATGGACATGGAGCGATGGAAGAATTGGAGGCAAAGCATTTGGATTCAGAAAAGCAAAGTGTATTTCTAAAATCCAAACTCGAAAACATGAACGATACAAAGGGAACGACCGAGAATTACTTGGAGAATCTGAAACTTATTACTTTGTAATTGTGATCTTGATAATCAATTTTCTGCACTCAAAGCTCAAATAAAAGAAGCTCTTATGAAAGTATGTGTTTTCTAGAAATGGAGTTGGAGGATAAAAGTAATGTCTGAAAAACTAGAAGCAACATGTCTCGACTACAACTCTTAGAGTATGTTATGCGCAAAGTTTCCTGTAGTGATTTGACTTTCTCTTTCAAGGTGGGTGCGGTCAATGGTGTAGTCATCAACAACACCGGCGATGAGGTTGACTTTGTTTGCTAGTTAGTATGGTCTTCTTTGATAGTTTGTTCTTTTATT is from Rutidosis leptorrhynchoides isolate AG116_Rl617_1_P2 chromosome 10, CSIRO_AGI_Rlap_v1, whole genome shotgun sequence and encodes:
- the LOC139871603 gene encoding probable E3 ubiquitin ligase SUD1 yields the protein MNEQPVPAALDGVINADVNASGSSSSSAASKIFESEATDNTNSSKNTSNSIYDDDDDEDGDVCRICRNPGDVDNPLRYPCACSGSIKFVHQDCLLQWLNHSNARKCEVCKHPFSFSPVYAENAPAKLPYKEFVVGMSMKVYHVLRFFLRLTFVLSVWLVIIPFITFWIWRYSFTRSFGEAQRLFMSHISTGAILTDCMHGFLLSASIVFIFLGATSLRDYFRHLREIGGDRDAGDRNGARARRPPAQPNRNLNGDDGGGAGQLIRRNAENVAARWEMQAARLEAHVDQLFDGLDDGEVADDVPFDELVGMQGPLFHLVENAFTVLASNMIFLGIMIFVPFHLGRLILYYLSWILSTATNPVLSTVVPLTEQALKLANITLKNTLTAVTYLTSDHNPDASLFGHVADILKANATGLMDSSNNLTTTPPSSDILEAETTGASWMSDATTLAVGYMFILSLVIFYFGTVAVIRYIKGEPLIMGRFYGIGSIAETVRFLFKHFMTTMKHLTTMIKVAFLLVIELGVFPLLCGWWLDICTIRMFGKTIAQRVDFFSLSPLASSLFHWAVGIVYMLQISVFVSLLRGVLRNGVLYFLRDPADPNYNPFRDLIDDPVRKHARRVLLSVAVYGSLIVMLVFLPVKLAMRMAPSIFPLDISVSDPFTEIPANMLLFQICIPFAIEHFKLRATIKSLLHYWFVVVGWALGLTDFLLPRPGDNVEQENGNQDPVAARLVDHDRAIVGFMDPRDMNRMRHAESEVEVEVDEQSDSERYGFMLSIVLLLLAAWMTLLILNSMLIMVPVSIGRALFNAVPLFPITHGMKCNDLYAFVIGGYVISTMLAGARYTIDQIRTERATVLLGRIWKWCTIVVKSSLLLSIWIFIIPVLIGLLFELLIIVPMRVPVDESPVFLLYQDWAFGLIFLKIWTQLVMLDQLAPLVDDSWRVKFERVKRNGFSRLQGVWVLREIVIPIVMKLLTALCFPYVLARGVFPVFGYPLIVNSAVYRYAWVGCLGFSLVYFCAKRLHAWYTNLHNSIRDDRYLIGRRLHNFGEVESVENTVMDNGEDVDGVLRNRRRVPIEG